A DNA window from Campylobacter anatolicus contains the following coding sequences:
- the luxS gene encoding S-ribosylhomocysteine lyase: protein MPLLDSFCVDHTIMNAPGVRLAKTMNTPKGDKISVFDLRFCKPNQDMLPERGIHTLEHLFAGFMRDHLNKNDVEIIDISPMGCRTGFYMSLIGSPSCEEVVSAWEASMKDITNVLSQSDIPELNEYQCGSYKMHSLKEAHEIANAVLKAGIGIIDNESIKLDIDAKGLKKH from the coding sequence ATGCCATTACTTGATAGTTTTTGTGTTGATCATACCATTATGAACGCACCTGGTGTGCGACTAGCTAAGACGATGAATACACCAAAGGGCGATAAGATTAGCGTCTTTGACCTACGTTTTTGCAAACCAAACCAAGATATGTTACCAGAGCGTGGTATACACACACTAGAACATCTCTTTGCGGGATTTATGAGAGATCATTTAAATAAAAATGATGTAGAGATCATAGATATTTCGCCGATGGGCTGTCGTACTGGATTTTATATGAGTCTTATTGGCTCACCAAGTTGCGAAGAGGTCGTGTCTGCTTGGGAAGCGTCGATGAAAGATATAACAAATGTCCTAAGCCAAAGCGACATACCAGAGCTAAACGAGTATCAGTGTGGAAGCTATAAAATGCACTCACTAAAAGAGGCCCATGAGATCGCAAATGCCGTATTAAAGGCTGGTATTGGCATAATAGATAATGAGAGTATAAAGCTTGATATAGATGCAAAAGGGCTTAAAAAGCACTAA
- a CDS encoding L-arabinose ABC transporter, giving the protein MCCFGTRIFLLMFITILSFVLHKFYPILPVVGYYFIFANLLAFTMFSLFFKELLPTFVKSKTIHYFSLIGGFLGGLLSMAIFKKFSRDIFTYTELFLLVFWLVILMALVVKFNEIVEFLGYFYD; this is encoded by the coding sequence ATGTGTTGTTTTGGGACTCGGATATTTTTGCTAATGTTTATCACGATTTTAAGCTTTGTTTTGCATAAATTCTATCCCATTTTGCCAGTTGTTGGTTATTATTTTATATTTGCAAATTTACTTGCATTTACGATGTTTTCGCTATTTTTTAAAGAGCTTTTACCTACATTTGTAAAATCAAAGACGATACACTACTTCTCACTAATTGGCGGCTTTTTAGGCGGATTATTATCAATGGCAATCTTTAAGAAATTTAGTCGTGATATATTTACTTATACTGAGCTTTTTTTGCTTGTATTTTGGCTTGTGATTTTAATGGCTTTAGTAGTCAAATTTAATGAGATAGTGGAGTTTTTAGGCTATTTTTATGATTGA
- a CDS encoding ATP/GTP-binding protein translates to MQTNFSNLYSQASYNNMDFKFKTSSGDEIDFSMYDNKSLEYVSEKNSRGSSQSLTLTHEYGYSFSYKGDGLDTKDLAELDEALKLISPQIDKFMKNVKNDDKIAGSDESITNLANNIKQILPQPKNDNHKNLIADNTIKIFDELLEQNRADKNLLNNTKKLFDRLFDTTNKLFVYA, encoded by the coding sequence ATGCAGACAAATTTCTCAAATTTATACTCACAAGCTAGTTATAATAATATGGATTTCAAATTTAAAACAAGTAGCGGTGATGAGATAGATTTTTCAATGTATGATAATAAAAGCCTAGAATACGTCAGCGAAAAAAACTCGCGTGGCAGTAGCCAAAGCCTAACTCTAACACACGAATACGGCTATAGTTTCTCATACAAAGGCGATGGACTTGACACAAAAGATCTTGCAGAGCTTGATGAAGCGTTAAAACTCATTAGTCCACAAATAGATAAATTTATGAAAAATGTCAAAAATGACGATAAAATCGCAGGAAGTGATGAGAGTATAACAAATCTAGCAAACAATATAAAACAGATACTTCCACAACCCAAAAATGACAATCATAAAAATCTAATCGCAGATAATACTATAAAAATATTTGATGAACTTTTAGAGCAAAATCGTGCTGATAAAAATCTACTTAATAATACCAAAAAGCTATTTGATAGGCTTTTTGATACTACAAATAAACTCTTCGTTTATGCTTAA
- a CDS encoding EI24 domain-containing protein yields the protein MSIFWLSWRDFLTAKFITLSILPLVLSVAVLISVMMLGGSELWELLLAGAMSGEYVFFDTSSYPLVAKILSFEVVRYLISSLFYILSTFLVVILSVAIALLIAGFLTPIVTREINARHYNIAQTSMVGTSRVLWLMTTVIFKFLGILLLCLPFIFIIPILSFFFINIPFFYLYYKFLLIDVASNALSESKFELVWLEGGGFKFILACAVFYIISLVPLLGLFLQLFFIIFLTHIFYQKQTIVKF from the coding sequence GTGAGTATTTTTTGGCTTTCGTGGCGTGATTTTTTAACTGCTAAATTTATCACACTCTCTATCTTGCCACTTGTTTTAAGCGTGGCGGTATTAATAAGTGTGATGATGCTTGGTGGGTCTGAGCTGTGGGAGCTACTTTTAGCAGGTGCGATGAGCGGTGAGTATGTATTTTTTGATACAAGTTCGTATCCGTTGGTGGCTAAAATTTTATCTTTTGAGGTAGTACGTTATCTTATTAGTTCCTTATTTTACATACTCTCAACGTTTTTAGTTGTTATTTTAAGTGTGGCTATAGCTTTACTTATCGCTGGATTTTTAACCCCAATCGTAACACGCGAGATCAACGCAAGACATTATAACATAGCTCAAACTAGTATGGTTGGCACTTCAAGAGTTTTGTGGCTTATGACTACAGTGATATTTAAGTTTTTAGGGATTTTACTACTTTGTTTACCTTTCATTTTTATTATACCAATACTAAGCTTTTTTTTCATAAATATCCCGTTTTTTTATCTTTATTATAAATTTTTACTCATTGATGTGGCGAGTAATGCCCTATCAGAGTCTAAATTTGAACTAGTTTGGCTTGAAGGTGGCGGATTTAAATTTATACTTGCTTGTGCAGTATTTTACATTATCTCTCTTGTGCCACTTTTAGGACTATTTTTGCAACTATTTTTCATTATATTTTTAACACATATTTTCTATCAAAAGCAAACAATAGTGAAGTTTTAG
- a CDS encoding dUTP diphosphatase, which produces MNENEIVLQMLKLQQSLNDETNGLGWENGYTNKNKLISWKRCIYMECAELIDSFAWKHWKSINAATDEQNLRVEVVDIWHFVMSFMLQIYKQKGLGDAKILADNICAASGFAEFCKEPYNVASESIYEIMNDIEKLIHECSGFEYNIHDILKIYFSVALKCGVNLYSLYECYVAKNVLNRFRQNNGYKEGTYKKLWGGREDNVVMSEILASGIKSIDAIYAELKSAYDAAK; this is translated from the coding sequence ATGAATGAAAATGAGATAGTATTACAGATGTTAAAACTTCAGCAAAGTTTAAATGATGAGACAAATGGGCTAGGCTGGGAAAATGGATACACAAATAAAAACAAGCTCATAAGCTGGAAGCGTTGCATATATATGGAGTGTGCAGAGCTAATAGATAGCTTTGCGTGGAAACACTGGAAGAGCATAAATGCAGCGACTGATGAGCAAAATTTACGAGTTGAGGTCGTGGATATTTGGCACTTTGTAATGAGCTTTATGCTACAAATTTATAAGCAAAAAGGGCTAGGGGATGCAAAGATACTAGCTGATAATATCTGTGCAGCAAGTGGCTTTGCAGAGTTTTGCAAAGAGCCTTATAATGTGGCTAGTGAGAGTATATATGAGATAATGAACGATATCGAAAAGCTTATACATGAATGTAGTGGATTTGAATATAACATACATGATATTTTAAAAATTTACTTCAGCGTCGCACTAAAATGTGGCGTAAATTTGTACTCACTTTATGAGTGCTATGTTGCTAAAAACGTGCTAAATCGCTTTCGTCAAAACAACGGCTATAAAGAAGGCACATACAAAAAGCTCTGGGGAGGACGAGAGGATAATGTTGTGATGAGCGAGATTTTAGCTAGTGGTATAAAAAGCATAGATGCTATATATGCTGAGCTTAAAAGTGCTTACGACGCAGCAAAGTAG
- a CDS encoding GGDEF domain-containing phosphodiesterase, whose translation MSATESLKAYQKRSVFIVLVIFVFAQIFSLIGYVYIQKLLTFIAYGFIIVNIYKHIVTPENYRVHWILLCLGVALWGACDLLWFLNTDLFIKDYDRYEFLLISYSVPMLCILFAMSIYFYIKFKDASEKSIILLDTFGVFLMIYTLFFNVIFNLNITLIFKSIYDFCIFCVIIINLILLFVVLSELFTSNFIYIRKSGFYMIVAVILFTMLNLYIYYNKFKMPLYQPNLLAPLYILPFCLLMIGSFYLQTNNSRVAQKDNNITMSSKWLPIIAIVPIFIESDFSPIQAVVLLCIIVINTLTSYYVKSSTISDKLLTQEKLMHNNLEKIIHEQTNELRLANLRLQDISERDYLTGVGNRLFLSDGLKNLYSSLKSDEELAVYYINIDKFKSINASYGHIVGDRILRATAKRLLSLCNQKDIISRMSAGEFVVVTKIGKDDKSGALNFGINIKKNLQENLQVDRFHFIMSCFVGISIVSYRQDIDIKTIVKNSNRAMYYAKENPSLNPTIYSSEIDDHIHTASRMEILLSKVNLSEEIKVYFQPIFNTKTLKIVSFEALLRWDSKELGFLEASQFMDVAKVNSDTLNGICSVAAIKTVQYVSSWQKDGINIPKISLNIIPTQIKKSIFIQNINDLLKLYGVSPKVFELELDESVWVYPPELLDKIFNDINSSNISVCIDDYGIGYTSFAYMKKYHIRCIKIARELIQDMLNTDIDTQIVASIINLANNTNLKVTAKGVQSKDELDKLIELGCKEAQGCYLKEPMCAEEFKEFLKQNSSNIDQI comes from the coding sequence TTGAGTGCGACTGAATCACTAAAGGCTTACCAAAAGCGATCAGTGTTTATTGTTTTAGTGATTTTTGTATTTGCTCAGATATTTTCTTTGATCGGATATGTCTATATCCAAAAGTTGCTTACTTTTATCGCCTATGGATTTATTATCGTAAATATTTATAAGCATATCGTAACGCCAGAAAATTATAGAGTGCATTGGATATTGTTGTGTTTGGGCGTAGCACTTTGGGGAGCTTGTGATCTTTTATGGTTTTTAAATACTGATCTCTTTATAAAGGACTATGATCGATATGAGTTTTTGCTCATAAGTTATTCTGTGCCTATGCTTTGCATACTTTTTGCTATGTCTATATATTTTTATATAAAATTTAAAGATGCAAGTGAAAAATCAATCATATTGCTTGATACATTTGGTGTATTTTTGATGATTTATACGCTATTTTTTAACGTTATTTTCAACTTAAATATCACTTTGATTTTTAAAAGTATATATGATTTTTGTATATTTTGTGTGATAATTATAAATTTGATCTTGCTTTTTGTTGTGCTAAGCGAATTATTTACGAGCAATTTTATATATATTCGCAAAAGTGGTTTTTATATGATCGTAGCCGTTATATTGTTTACGATGTTGAATTTATATATTTATTATAATAAATTTAAAATGCCACTTTATCAGCCAAATTTATTAGCACCGCTTTATATTTTGCCATTTTGTCTATTAATGATAGGTTCGTTTTATTTACAGACAAATAACTCTCGTGTCGCACAAAAAGACAATAACATAACTATGAGTTCAAAATGGTTACCGATAATAGCAATAGTACCAATATTTATAGAGAGCGATTTCTCTCCTATTCAAGCAGTTGTTTTACTCTGTATTATAGTCATAAATACGCTTACAAGCTACTATGTAAAAAGCTCTACGATAAGCGATAAGCTACTAACCCAAGAAAAGCTAATGCATAACAATCTTGAAAAAATTATACACGAACAGACAAATGAACTAAGACTTGCAAATTTACGTTTGCAAGATATATCTGAACGTGATTATCTAACTGGCGTAGGTAATCGGTTATTTTTATCAGATGGTCTTAAAAATTTATATTCAAGCCTTAAATCCGATGAAGAGCTTGCGGTGTATTATATAAATATCGATAAATTTAAATCAATAAACGCCTCTTACGGACATATTGTTGGTGATAGAATTTTAAGGGCCACTGCAAAAAGGCTATTAAGTCTTTGCAATCAAAAAGACATCATATCTAGAATGAGTGCTGGTGAGTTTGTAGTGGTTACAAAGATTGGAAAAGATGACAAGAGTGGAGCTTTAAATTTCGGTATAAATATTAAGAAAAATTTGCAAGAAAATTTACAAGTAGATAGATTTCATTTTATTATGAGTTGTTTTGTTGGTATAAGTATAGTTTCATACAGACAAGACATAGATATCAAGACGATTGTTAAAAACTCAAATAGAGCAATGTATTATGCTAAGGAAAATCCATCTTTAAATCCTACAATATACAGTAGTGAGATAGACGATCATATACATACGGCGTCGCGTATGGAGATTTTGCTAAGCAAGGTAAATTTAAGCGAAGAGATAAAGGTATATTTTCAGCCTATTTTTAACACAAAGACACTAAAGATAGTTTCGTTTGAGGCACTTCTTAGATGGGATTCAAAGGAGCTTGGATTTTTAGAGGCTTCTCAGTTTATGGATGTTGCTAAAGTAAATTCTGATACGCTTAATGGTATTTGTTCTGTTGCTGCCATAAAGACTGTGCAATACGTGAGTAGTTGGCAAAAAGATGGCATAAATATACCAAAAATCAGCCTAAATATCATTCCAACACAGATAAAAAAGAGTATCTTTATACAAAATATAAACGATCTTTTAAAGCTATATGGCGTGAGTCCAAAGGTTTTTGAGCTTGAGCTTGATGAGAGCGTATGGGTCTATCCGCCGGAGCTTTTAGATAAAATTTTTAATGATATAAATAGTAGCAATATCAGCGTTTGTATCGATGATTATGGTATTGGCTATACCTCGTTTGCCTATATGAAAAAGTATCATATTCGCTGTATCAAGATCGCACGTGAACTTATACAAGATATGTTAAATACAGATATCGATACTCAGATAGTCGCATCTATCATAAATTTAGCAAACAATACAAATTTAAAAGTCACAGCAAAGGGTGTGCAGTCTAAAGATGAGCTAGACAAGCTAATAGAGCTAGGTTGCAAAGAGGCTCAAGGATGTTATCTTAAAGAGCCTATGTGTGCTGAAGAGTTTAAAGAGTTCTTAAAGCAAAATTCATCAAATATAGATCAGATTTAA
- a CDS encoding putative bifunctional diguanylate cyclase/phosphodiesterase, producing the protein MFKRLTNNNTLSFLYTVALFTIYFIALYNQNEFYSSVISVAMNVSIATIIAYNVKDSKNLKHYWALIVTAIFTWAVADAFMLFYSLKGHNTEWMTYKRVVHIVYLLPYILFLIACIMMFIKSMRNRFWLQTFLDITVVVLLYLSFFWAVVFNHDISLAFSSMFFIHTIYIIIDVVMFCCVFIIYYSLHNIKRRLSFYFCLLAIGTLSIVNTYFNITSMHDQDIINTYFRLCFEIVFVIFLFSSFYIRYNEMFARFGKNSDDFHKILISKVVMALFLIIISIGAIGTLDVTWFMFVMMTILFYSILTYNISSIKNSKNLIEKDRQIRKKLDRVVNERMQELNQTNKRLKELSEYDFLTGLLNRSCFLDRLEEMIKTKGIGENICVYNIDLIHFKAINDTYGHYVGDEVLVTLTKNISEILPNGALFSRFDGDDLYIVVKSDKFEYFKELIVRIYSVIKALITIDEYKILLNAKIGFSITETSEILIDDLLAQASAALSVAKRDINSVWVFYDDVKDILQEQNHIEILLNSIDFDKEFELNFQPQFELNTQNLIGAEALLRWHSPIKGNVMPSKFIPIAEQSSIIINIDRWVAKQAIKQIGKWNKKYGTNLKISINVSLKQMDSIVFANEILNLMSAYDVNPSCVNIEISESSFVIADETLQKVASVFKQSGIGVSVDDFGASFSSFNYIKKYMITRLKISKELVDNIATSEFDKAVINMIISLTKTINIKTLAEGVESIIQLKILKDLGCDEIQGFIWGRAVNADEFEKLIINSISQR; encoded by the coding sequence GTGTTTAAGAGACTTACAAATAACAATACACTATCTTTTTTATACACAGTAGCTCTTTTTACGATATATTTTATTGCTTTGTATAATCAAAATGAGTTTTATAGCAGTGTGATATCTGTTGCTATGAATGTTAGCATAGCTACTATTATAGCTTATAACGTAAAAGATAGTAAAAATTTAAAGCACTATTGGGCGTTGATAGTCACAGCTATATTTACTTGGGCTGTGGCTGATGCATTTATGCTATTTTATAGCTTAAAGGGGCATAATACCGAATGGATGACATATAAAAGAGTCGTTCATATCGTGTATTTGTTGCCATATATATTGTTTTTGATAGCTTGCATAATGATGTTTATAAAAAGTATGAGAAATCGCTTTTGGCTTCAGACATTTCTTGATATAACTGTTGTTGTTTTGTTATATCTTAGCTTTTTTTGGGCCGTAGTATTTAATCACGATATATCTTTGGCGTTTTCATCTATGTTTTTTATCCATACGATATACATTATCATTGATGTCGTGATGTTTTGCTGTGTTTTTATCATCTACTACTCTTTACATAATATTAAGCGTAGACTGTCTTTTTATTTTTGTCTACTTGCTATTGGCACCCTTTCTATTGTCAATACATATTTTAATATCACTTCTATGCACGATCAAGATATTATAAATACATACTTTAGACTATGTTTTGAGATAGTATTTGTGATATTTTTATTTAGCTCTTTTTATATTAGATATAATGAGATGTTTGCGAGATTTGGTAAAAATAGTGATGATTTTCATAAAATTTTAATCAGCAAAGTAGTAATGGCACTATTTTTGATAATTATTTCTATAGGTGCTATAGGAACATTAGACGTTACGTGGTTTATGTTTGTTATGATGACAATACTATTTTATAGTATCTTAACATATAACATATCAAGTATAAAAAATAGTAAAAATTTAATAGAAAAAGATAGACAGATAAGAAAGAAGCTAGACAGAGTAGTAAATGAGCGTATGCAAGAGCTTAATCAAACAAATAAGAGATTAAAAGAGTTAAGCGAGTATGACTTTTTGACAGGTTTGTTAAATAGATCTTGTTTTCTTGATAGGCTTGAAGAGATGATAAAGACTAAAGGTATTGGTGAAAATATATGCGTTTATAATATCGATCTGATACATTTTAAAGCTATAAATGATACTTACGGACACTATGTTGGCGATGAAGTTTTAGTAACACTTACAAAAAATATAAGTGAAATTTTGCCAAATGGTGCATTATTTTCTAGATTTGATGGTGATGATTTATATATCGTTGTAAAGAGTGATAAGTTTGAGTATTTTAAAGAGCTTATTGTAAGAATCTATTCTGTCATAAAAGCTTTGATTACTATAGATGAATATAAAATTTTACTAAATGCAAAGATAGGCTTTAGCATAACCGAAACTAGTGAAATTTTAATTGACGATCTGCTTGCTCAAGCTAGTGCTGCATTAAGTGTTGCAAAACGTGATATAAATAGTGTTTGGGTGTTTTATGATGATGTAAAAGATATTTTGCAAGAGCAAAACCATATCGAAATACTTTTAAATTCGATCGACTTTGATAAGGAATTTGAGCTAAATTTTCAGCCACAGTTTGAGCTAAATACTCAAAATCTTATCGGAGCAGAGGCTCTTTTGCGTTGGCATTCACCTATAAAAGGTAATGTTATGCCATCTAAGTTTATCCCTATAGCCGAGCAAAGCTCTATCATTATAAATATAGACAGATGGGTTGCCAAACAAGCCATAAAACAAATCGGCAAGTGGAATAAAAAATATGGCACAAATTTAAAGATATCAATAAATGTATCTTTAAAACAGATGGATAGTATCGTGTTTGCAAATGAGATATTAAATTTAATGTCAGCTTATGATGTCAACCCAAGTTGTGTTAATATCGAGATATCTGAGAGTAGTTTTGTAATAGCAGACGAGACTTTGCAGAAGGTGGCTAGTGTATTTAAACAAAGTGGCATAGGCGTAAGCGTAGATGACTTTGGTGCTAGTTTTTCATCATTTAACTACATCAAAAAATATATGATAACTAGACTAAAAATATCAAAAGAGCTAGTGGATAATATCGCTACGAGTGAATTTGATAAAGCTGTAATAAATATGATAATATCACTGACAAAAACCATAAATATCAAAACATTAGCTGAAGGCGTAGAAAGCATCATTCAGCTTAAAATTTTAAAAGATCTCGGTTGTGACGAGATACAGGGCTTTATCTGGGGTAGAGCTGTGAATGCAGATGAGTTTGAAAAACTGATAATAAATTCTATCTCACAACGCTAG